A genomic window from Punica granatum isolate Tunisia-2019 chromosome 2, ASM765513v2, whole genome shotgun sequence includes:
- the LOC116196920 gene encoding cellulose synthase A catalytic subunit 7 [UDP-forming] produces MEASAGLVAGSHNRNELVVIHGHEEPKPLKKLDGQVCEICGDEIGLTVDGDLFVACNECGFPVCRPCYEYERREGSQLCPQCKTRYKRLKGSPRVEGDEDEDDLDDIEHEFYIEDEQKNRQSHIVDAMLHGKMSYGRGPDDEDINSQFPPIITGIRSQPVSGELPNGYGEQMAPSSMHKRIHPYPISEPGSERWDEKKEGGWKERMDDWKLRQGNLGPEPDDAYDPDMAMIDEARQPLSRKVPIASSKVNPYRMVIVARLVILALFLRYRILNPVHDAFGLWLTSVICEIWFAISWILDQFPKWYPIDRETYLDRLSLRYEREGEPSMLSPADIFVSTVDPMKEPPLVTANTVLSILAMDYPVDKISCYISDDGASMLTFEALSETAEFARKWVPFCKKFAIEPRAPEMYFTLKIDYLKDKVQPTFVKERRAMKREYEEFKVRINALVAKAAKVPPEGWIMQDGTPWPGNNTKDHPGMIQVFLGHSGGVDSEGNELPRLVYVSREKRPGFQHHKKAGAMNALVRVSGVLTNAPFMLNLDCDHYINNSKAVREAMCFLMDPQIGRKVCYVQFPQRFDGIDRHDRYANRNTVFFDINMKGLDGIQGPVYVGTGCVFRRQALYGYSPPKGPKRPKMVTCDCCPCFGSRRKAKKYAANGGDVEAASLQGMDDDKEVLMSQMNFEKKFGQSAIFVTSTLMEQGGVPPSSSPAALLKEAIHVISCGYEDKTEWGLELGWIYGSITEDILTGFKMHCRGWRSIYCMPKLAAFKGSAPINLSDRLNQVLRWALGSVEIFFSRHSPVWYGHKGGNLKWLERFAYINTTIYPFTSLPLLAYCILPAVCLLTDKFIMPSISTFASLFFIGLFLSIFATGILELRWSGVSIEEWWRNEQFWVIGGVSAHLFAVIQGLLKILAGIDTNFTVTSKATDDEEFGELYTFKWTTLLIPPTTILIINLVGVVAGISDAINNGYQSWGPLFGKLFFAFWVIVHLYPFLKGLMGRQNRTPTIVVIWSILLASIFSLLWVRIDPFVLKTKGPDTTQCGINC; encoded by the exons ATGGAGGCTAGTGCTGGGCTCGTCGCCGGCTCCCACAACCGCAATGAGCTCGTTGTCATTCACGGCCATGAAGAG CCAAAGCCATTGAAGAAATTGGACGGGCAAGTTTGTGAGATATGTGGGGATGAGATTGGGCTCACGGTGGACGGGGACCTCTTTGTGGCGTGTAATGAGTGTGGATTCCCCGTCTGCCGGCCTTGCTATGAGTACGAGCGTCGCGAGGGCTCCCAGCTTTGCCCCCAATGCAAGACTCGCTACAAGCGCCTCAAAG GGAGCCCAAGAGTGGAAGGggatgaagatgaggatgatcTAGATGACATAGAGCACGAGTTTTACATAGAAGATGAGCAAAAGAACAGGCAAAGTCACATTGTTGATGCAATGCTCCACGGGAAGATGAGCTACGGCAGAGGCCCTGACGACGAGGACATCAACTCTCAGTTCCCACCCATTATCACCGGCATCAGATCTCAACCT GTGAGTGGCGAGTTGCCAAACGGATATGGAGAACAGATGGCTCCATCTTCAATGCATAAGCGTATCCATCCCTATCCGATTTCTGAACCAG GAAGTGAAAGATGGGATGAGAAGAAAGAGGGAGGATGGAAGGAGAGAATGGATGACTGGAAACTACGGCAGGGCAATCTTGGGCCTGAACCTGATGATGCCTATGACCCTGACATGGCCAT GATAGACGAGGCTAGGCAGCCACTTTCTAGGAAAGTTCCGATTGCATCTAGCAAGGTCAATCCATATCGGATGGTGATCGTGGCTCGGCTCGTAATCTTGGCATTGTTCCTCCGGTATCGAATCCTGAACCCCGTGCACGATGCATTTGGCCTTTGGCTGACTTCGGTCATATGCGAGATATGGTTTGCTATCTCTTGGATCCTGGATCAGTTCCCTAAGTGGTACCCTATCGACCGTGAGACATATCTCGATCGGCTTTCTCTCAG ATATGAGCGGGAAGGTGAACCTTCCATGCTTTCACCGGCCGATATATTCGTGAGTACAGTCGATCCCATGAAGGAACCACCGCTTGTTACAGCAAACACGGTTTTATCAATCCTGGCTATGGATTATCCTGTTGATAAGATCTCATGCTACATTTCTGATGATGGTGCCTCGATGCTCACCTTTGAAGCTCTATCTGAGACAGCTGAATTTGCTCGGAAATGGGTACCATTCTGTAAGAAGTTTGCCATTGAGCCTCGAGCTCCAGAAATGTACTTCACCTTAAAAATCGACTACCTCAAGGACAAAGTCCAGCCTACATTCGTTAAAGAACGGCGTGCCATGAAG AGAGAATATGAAGAGTTCAAGGTCCGGATTAATGCATTGGTGGCAAAGGCAGCAAAAGTTCCTCCTGAAGGGTGGATCATGCAGGACGGGACTCCATGGCCTGGGAACAACACGAAGGACCATCCAGGAATGATCCAAGTGTTCCTTGGTCATAGTGGAGGAGTCGATTCAGAGGGAAACGAGCTCCCCCGTCTTGTCTATGTGTCTCGTGAGAAGCGCCCTGGGTTCCAACACCACAAGAAAGCCGGTGCCATGAATGCTCTG GTTCGAGTTTCTGGAGTCCTCACGAATGCCCCATTCATGCTAAACTTAGATTGTGACCACTACATAAACAACAGCAAGGCCGTACGGGAGGCAATGTGCTTCTTGATGGACCCACAGATTGGGAGGAAAGTTTGCTATGTTCAGTTCCCTCAGAGATTCGATGGGATTGATAGGCACGATCGTTATGCCAACAGAAACACTGTCTTCTTCGAT ATTAACATGAAAGGCTTAGATGGAATTCAAGGTCCAGTATACGTCGGGACAGGGTGTGTTTTCCGGAGGCAAGCACTGTATGGTTACAGCCCTCCAAAGGGTCCGAAGAGGCCAAAGATGGTGACCTGCGACTGCTGCCCATGTTTTGGCAGCCGAAGAAAGGCCAAAAAGTACGCTGCAAATGGTGGGGATGTCGAAGCTGCAAGCCTACAAG GAATGGACGATGACAAGGAGGTGCTGATGTCTCAGATGAACTTCGAGAAGAAATTCGGGCAGTCTGCCATTTTCGTTACTTCAACATTGATGGAGCAAGGTGGGGTCCCTCCTTCCTCAAGCCCTGCTGCCCTGCTCAAAGAAGCCATTCATGTCATTAGCTGTGGGTACGAGGACAAAACTGAATGGGGCCTTGAG TTGGGCTGGATTTATGGATCAATCACAGAGGACATCTTGACGGGCTTCAAGATGCACTGCCGGGGATGGAGGTCCATCTACTGCATGCCAAAACTCGCAGCATTTAAGGGGTCTGCCCCCATTAACCTGTCAGATCGACTCAACCAGGTCCTCCGGTGGGCCCTTGGTTCAGTTGAGATCTTCTTCAGTCGTCACAGCCCGGTCTGGTACGGTCACAAGGGTGGGAACCTCAAGTGGCTCGAGCGGTTCGCTTACATCAATACAACTATCTATCCCTTCACTTCACTGCCCCTGCTAGCCTATTGTATTCTCCCCGCCGTTTGTTTGCTCACTGATAAGTTCATCATGCCATCG ATAAGCACCTTTGCTAGCCTCTTCTTCATAGGCCTTTTCCTCTCGATCTTCGCCACGGGCATCCTCGAGCTGCGGTGGAGCGGTGTCAGCATTGAAGAGTGGTGGAGGAACGAGCAGTTTTGGGTCATTGGTGGTGTGTCCGCCCACTTGTTCGCAGTGATCCAAGGTCTGTTAAAGATTCTGGCTGGAATCGACACCAACTTCACTGTCACATCCAAAGCCACGGATGATGAGGAGTTCGGAGAGCTGTACACTTTCAAGTGGACGACCCTTCTGATCCCCCCGACAACCATCCTGATCATCAACCTAGTAGGTGTGGTCGCCGGGATCTCCGATGCGATCAACAACGGTTACCAGTCTTGGGGTCCGCTCTTCGGGAAGCTATTCTTTGCATTCTGGGTGATTGTCCACCTCTATCCGTTCCTGAAGGGGCTGATGGGCAGACAGAACAGGACACCAACGATAGTCGTTATATGGTCTATCCTATTGGCCTCGATCTTCTCCTTGCTGTGGGTTAGAATCGATCCGTTCGTCCTGAAGACAAAAGGGCCGGACACGACACAATGTGGCATCAATTGCTGA
- the LOC116193626 gene encoding putative leucine-rich repeat receptor-like serine/threonine-protein kinase At2g24130 → MLNIYKQSFFGFLWLFVVLLEVSSAEEDANGVISKDRASLLSFMAGIVSHSERALDKWNASGIHVCEWSGIQCHNVSRAVVKLDLSGRSLRGTISPALSGMSSLAVLDLSRNFFEGQIPPEIGSVVGLKLLSLAWNLLEGEIPSELGSLRQLIYIDLGSNRLSDNIPSELFCNWSNSIQYIDLSNNTLTGKLPLRDECKLKELKYLLLWSNRLTGQVPPALGNSSKLKWLDLESNFLTGELPLDILRKMPYLQFLYLSYNGFTSHDGNTNLEPFFDALANFSHLQELELGANNLGGVIPLNIGDLPKNLSQLHLAENHIYGTIPTQISNLTSLTLLNLSSNLLNGTIPIELCQMERLERVYLSNNSLSGELPSALGDLPHLGLLDLSRNQLSGSIPDSFANLSQLRRLFLYKNNLSGTIPPSLGKCVNLEILDLSHNQISGLLPGEVAGLRSLKLYLNLSSNHLQGAIPLELSKMDMVLAIDLSLNNLSGKIPSQLGSCIALEHLNLSSNILEGPLPSSIGQLPYLKSLDVSSNHLAGALPLSLQASPTLRQFNVSFNNFSGNVSSKGGFSTLTLESFLGNPELCGSIKDMRPCPRKKRHGHVLILSILLSLVAMPLFCIFGYPALTLKTRIKRQLSIFHEDNNSGDEEQGRKGFKSKRYYYLPKISHRQLLEATGGFRQSSLIGSGRFGQVYKGVLQDETRIAVKVLDPRLADISESFKRECQVLRRTRHRNLMRIITICSKPDFKALVLPLMPNGSLENHLYSPTGGPTSGPLHLTQLVSILSDVAEGVAYLHHHSPVRVVHCDLKPSNILLDEDLTALVTDFGISRLVKNSDDQSNNVYNSAYDSVSCSSTDGLLCGSVGYIAPEYGMGKRASPEGDVFSFGVLVLEIITGIRPTNVPFSGGSSLHEWVKSHYPYNLDPIIEEALARHRCPGIQSEPLNELWREIVVELIELGLMCTQYNPSTRPNMSDVALEMGRLKQYLSSPSEVMILEASTTKS, encoded by the exons ATGCTGAACATCTACAAGCAATCCTTCTTTGGCTTCCTTTGGTTGTTTGTCGTGTTGCTTGAGGTCTCATCCGCTGAAGAAGACGCCAATGGTGTTATTTCAAAGGACCGAGCTTCCTTGCTCTCATTCATGGCGGGAATAGTTTCCCACTCCGAGCGTGCTCTTGATAAATGGAATGCCTCGGGTATCCATGTGTGCGAGTGGTCGGggattcagtgtcacaatgtGTCCCGTGCTGTGGTCAAGCTTGACCTCAGTGGGAGATCATTGAGAGGGACCATTTCGCCTGCTCTATCAGGCATGTCCTCCTTGGCGGTTCTTGACTTGTCGAGGAACTTCTTTGAAGGTCAAATTCCGCCTGAAATCGGGTCTGTGGTCGGGCTCAAACTGCTTAGCCTGGCATGGAATCTTCTCGAAGGCGAAATCCCCAGTGAACTCGGATCACTCAGGCAATTAATCTACATCGACTTGGGAAGTAACCGTCTCTCCGACAATATTCCCTCGGAGCTCTTTTGCAACTGGTCAAACTCCATACAGTACATTGACCTCTCCAACAACACTCTAACAGGGAAGTTGCCCTTGAGAGATGAGTGTAAGCTCAAGGAACTGAAGTATCTTCTTCTTTGGTCAAACCGGCTCACGGGTCAGGTCCCACCGGCACTTGGTAACTCCTCAAAGCTCAAGTGGCTCGACCTTGAGTCGAATTTTCTGACAGGAGAGTTGCCTTTGGATATTCTCCGCAAAATGCCATACTTGCAATTCCTTTACCTCTCCTACAATGGCTTCACAAGCCATGATGGTAACACCAACCTGGAGCCCTTTTTCGATGCTTTGGCTAATTTCTCTCACTTACAAGAGCTCGAACTGGGTGCAAATAATCTTGGCGGAGTGATTCCTTTGAACATCGGAGATCTCCCAAAGAATCTCTCACAGTTACATCTTGCGGAGAATCATATCTATGGCACCATTCCTACTCAAATCTCAAATCTTACCAGCCTTACTCTGCTGAACTTGTCGAGCAACCTCTTGAACGGGACAATCCCAATCGAATTGTGCCAAATGGAGAGGCTAGAGAGAGTCTATTTATCAAACAATTCTCTATCAGGCGAGCTCCCTTCAGCTCTTGGGGACCTTCCCCACCTGGGTCTCTTGGATTTATCAAGAAACCAGCTATCGGGCTCGATTCCTGACTCCTTCGCAAATTTGTCACAATTGAGGAGGCTGTTCCTTTACAAGAACAATCTCTCCGGGACAATCCCACCAAGTCTAGGAAAATGTGTCAATTTGGAGATCTTAGACCTCTCCCATAATCAAATTTCGGGTTTACTTCCAGGAGAAGTCGCTGGTTTGAGGAGCCTGAAGTTATACTTGAACTTGTCAAGTAATCACTTGCAAGGGGCAATACCTTTAGAGCTGAGCAAAATGGACATGGTTTTAGCCATCGACTTATCATTGAACAACCTCTCTGGGAAGATCCCTTCACAACTTGGAAGCTGCATTGCACTCGAGCACCTCAACCTCTCTAGCAACATCCTAGAAGGTCCTCTCCCGAGCTCAATCGGCCAGTTGCCCTATCTCAAGTCTCTTGATGTTTCTTCCAACCATTTAGCCGGAGCATTGCCCCTGTCCCTCCAGGCATCTCCAACTCTCAGGCAATTTAATGTCTCATTCAACAACTTCTCTGGGAATGTATCAAGCAAGGGTGGTTTCTCCACACTAACCCTGGAGTCCTTTCTTGGGAATCCTGAACTTTGTGGTTCCATAAAGGATATGAGGCCATGCCCAAGGAAGAAACGTCACGGTCATGTCCTTATCCTATCGATCCTCCTCTCCTTGGTCGCAATGCCTTTGTTTTGCATATTCGGTTATCCAGCCCTCACGCTCAAGACCAGGATCAAGCGTCAGCTTTCAATCTTCCACGAGGACAATAACTCGGGAGACGAGGAACAGGGTAGAAAAGGGTTCAAAAGCAAGCGATACTACTACCTCCCCAAGATCTCACACCGCCAGTTATTGGAGGCCACGGGTGGATTCAGGCAATCAAGCCTGATCGGGTCGGGCAGGTTCGGGCAGGTCTACAAGGGGGTCCTCCAAGACGAAACCAGGATCGCCGTCAAGGTCCTTGATCCGCGATTGGCCGACATTTCGGAGAGCTTCAAGAGGGAATGCCAAGTCTTAAGGAGGACAAGGCATAGGAACCTAATGAGGATCATCACCATATGTAGTAAGCCAGACTTCAAGGCCCTGGTCTTGCCATTGATGCCTAATGGGAGCTTGGAAAATCACCTCTACAGCCCCACTGGTGGGCCCACCAGTGGGCCGTTGCATCTGACCCAATTGGTGAGTATCCTATCAGATGTGGCTGAAGGGGTGGCCTATCTGCACCATCACTCACCAGTTAGGGTCGTGCACTGTGACCTGAAGCCAAGCAATATCCTTCTTGATGAGGACTTAACTGCCCTGGTCACTGATTTTGGGATTTCAAGGTTGGTGAAGAACAGTGATGATCAGAGCAACAATGTTTACAATTCGGCCTATGACTCGGTTTCGTGCAGCTCCACTGATGGGTTGCTGTGTGGATCGGTTGGCTATATTGCTCCCG AGTATGGAATGGGGAAGAGGGCTTCGCCAGAAGGAGATGTCTTTAGTTTCGGGGTCCTTGTCCTAGAGATCATAACGGGGATCCGCCCCACGAATGTCCCCTTCAGTGGGGGCTCAAGCTTGCACGAATGGGTCAAAAGCCATTACCCCTACAACCTTGACCCCATCATCGAAGAAGCTCTTGCGCGACATAGATGTCCTGGGATACAATCCGAACCCCTGAACGAGCTGTGGAGAGAGATTGTTGTCGAGCTGATCGAGCTCGGACTTATGTGCACCCAATATAACCCCTCGACGAGGCCTAACATGTCAGATGTAGCCCTAGAGATGGGAAGGTTGAAGCAATATCTCTCCAGTCCTTCCGAAGTGATGATATTGGAGGCCTCCACCACTAAGTCCTAA